One stretch of Pseudomonas fragi DNA includes these proteins:
- a CDS encoding LysR family transcriptional regulator — protein sequence MSRDLPPLNALRAFEATARLSSVSQAAEQLHVTHGAVSRQLKVLEEHLGVSLFVKEGRGLKLTEAGIRLRDASGEAFERLRNVCAELTQSQVDAPFVLGCSGSLLARWFIPRLGRLNADLPDLRLHLSAGEGDLDPRRPGLDALLVFAEPPWPADMQVYELASERIGPVVSPRYAHYEQLRNAPASALLGEPLLHTASRPQAWPSWAQKNAIEAKDLQYGQGFEHLYYLLEAAVAGLGVAIAPEPLVAQDLQAGRLAAPWGFKETPAQLTLWLPKRAADGRAGQLAQWLKAELARSAD from the coding sequence ATGAGCCGCGACCTCCCGCCCCTCAATGCCCTGCGCGCTTTTGAAGCCACTGCCCGCCTGAGCAGCGTCAGCCAGGCGGCCGAGCAGCTGCACGTCACCCACGGTGCCGTCAGTCGGCAATTGAAAGTGCTGGAAGAGCACTTGGGGGTGAGCCTGTTCGTTAAGGAAGGGCGCGGGCTAAAGCTCACCGAGGCCGGTATCCGTCTGCGTGATGCCAGCGGCGAAGCCTTTGAACGCTTGCGCAACGTATGCGCTGAACTCACGCAAAGCCAGGTCGACGCCCCTTTCGTGCTCGGCTGTTCGGGCAGTTTGCTGGCGCGCTGGTTTATCCCGCGCCTGGGCCGCTTGAATGCCGACTTGCCGGACTTGCGCCTGCACCTCTCGGCCGGTGAAGGCGATCTTGACCCGCGTCGCCCCGGGCTTGACGCTTTGCTGGTGTTTGCCGAGCCGCCGTGGCCCGCCGATATGCAGGTGTACGAACTGGCCAGCGAGCGCATCGGTCCGGTGGTCAGCCCGCGATACGCGCACTACGAACAATTGCGCAACGCTCCGGCCAGTGCCTTGCTTGGCGAACCCTTGTTGCACACCGCGTCACGGCCGCAGGCATGGCCGAGCTGGGCGCAAAAAAACGCAATCGAGGCGAAGGATTTGCAATACGGGCAGGGGTTTGAGCACTTGTACTACTTGCTTGAAGCCGCCGTTGCGGGGCTGGGTGTGGCGATTGCCCCCGAGCCGCTGGTGGCCCAGGACCTGCAAGCCGGACGCCTGGCTGCACCCTGGGGCTTCAAGGAAACCCCGGCGCAGCTGACGTTATGGCTGCCCAAGCGCGCCGCAGACGGGCGCGCCGGGCAACTGGCGCAATGGCTCAAGGCAGAGCTTGCGCGCAGCGCAGATTAA
- a CDS encoding dual specificity protein phosphatase family protein, which yields MPKARFFPALCLTLLAAFALPQAQADETTQARPAQWAQPIATQYNLYQMSPTLYRSALPDSAAQPLLDKLHIATVINFLPDADSSWLNTPGVAQVQLPYRTNHVDDADVLAALRAIQTAQAQGPVLMHCKHGSDRTGLMAAMYRVVVQDWSKEDALKEMTQGGFGENSHHKDGESYMMKADIPQLRTALSSGACSTSPFATCVVKNWLKSAKS from the coding sequence ATGCCCAAAGCCCGGTTTTTTCCTGCTCTGTGCCTGACCTTGCTGGCAGCATTTGCACTGCCTCAGGCCCAGGCCGACGAAACCACCCAGGCCCGACCAGCCCAGTGGGCACAGCCCATCGCGACCCAGTACAACCTGTATCAAATGTCCCCGACCCTGTACCGCAGCGCATTGCCTGACAGCGCCGCGCAGCCGTTGCTGGATAAACTGCATATCGCCACCGTGATCAACTTCCTGCCCGATGCCGACAGTTCTTGGCTCAATACCCCAGGTGTCGCACAAGTCCAGTTGCCTTATCGCACCAACCATGTGGATGACGCTGATGTGCTGGCCGCCTTGCGCGCCATTCAGACCGCGCAAGCCCAAGGCCCGGTGTTGATGCATTGCAAGCACGGTTCGGACCGCACCGGGCTGATGGCGGCGATGTACCGCGTGGTGGTGCAGGACTGGAGCAAGGAAGACGCCCTGAAGGAAATGACCCAGGGCGGCTTTGGCGAAAACTCGCACCACAAGGATGGCGAGAGCTACATGATGAAGGCCGATATCCCACAGTTGCGTACAGCCTTGAGCAGCGGGGCGTGCAGCACCAGCCCGTTTGCAACCTGCGTGGTAAAAAACTGGCTCAAATCTGCCAAATCCTGA
- a CDS encoding DUF883 family protein, with product MASNSLRKASLQSMEAEIESLLKSLESLKHDASDESKKTLGILKNNAENALKHSRHLLSDALEEVKDKTRETAIATREYAQEHPYATAGVAIGALGLLAAFLLCKRGN from the coding sequence ATGGCTAGCAACTCTTTACGTAAAGCCTCATTGCAAAGCATGGAAGCAGAGATCGAGAGCCTGCTCAAGTCTCTGGAAAGCCTCAAGCACGACGCTTCTGACGAGTCCAAAAAGACCCTTGGCATCCTCAAGAACAACGCCGAGAACGCGCTCAAGCATTCGCGTCACCTGCTCAGCGATGCGCTGGAAGAAGTGAAGGACAAAACTCGCGAAACCGCGATCGCTACCCGCGAATACGCGCAAGAGCACCCGTACGCCACCGCTGGCGTTGCCATCGGCGCACTGGGTCTGCTGGCAGCCTTTCTGTTGTGCAAGCGCGGCAATTAA
- a CDS encoding dodecin, whose amino-acid sequence MSDHHTYKKVELVGSSPTSIEDAISNALAEANKSIKHLEWFEVVDTRGHIKDGKVAHYQVTLKVGFRIASS is encoded by the coding sequence ATGTCTGACCATCACACCTACAAGAAAGTTGAACTGGTAGGCTCGTCCCCGACCAGCATAGAAGACGCCATCAGTAATGCACTGGCCGAGGCCAACAAAAGCATCAAGCATCTGGAGTGGTTCGAGGTGGTTGATACGCGCGGGCACATCAAGGACGGCAAGGTGGCGCACTATCAAGTGACACTCAAAGTCGGCTTTCGCATCGCCAGCAGCTGA
- a CDS encoding M3 family metallopeptidase, which produces MEPTNPLLSTTLLPLYSEVRLEHLKPAIEHIVADNLQTISRIVATQSRHPTWSGLILPMETLTARLDDAIGVIMTLGQVSRDVPWETTIGDCFRAAHDYKTQVLQDRGLYLACKALAHSPEALELDRAQQALLHKILLDYRLAGSELPAADRGELARLNREISRLEWVFFENARQSRKAWRRLVHDESLLAGLPAALKAQLAQTARAAGLEGWLITLEERDTYTEIMSCCQNRALREELFTAYNTRASELGPAGGQYDNGPVLNDLLSLRHQKALLLGYGNHAELSIQNKAASTDAVLGMLRTRIAQKSARFATQTAALHALAATLGYDRLQPWDLLFLARRHGRQPGALSNDQLRAWFPFNRVFEGIVLVVKRLFAVDLVEQTSFNTWHPDVRLFEVNEAGVLLGHLFIDPYMRAPKINGCWMQSARSRRVNAQGELITPVAIVHGNFTPEAEGAPVLLTHVQMGTLFHELGHCLKLLLTRSPYSAFSRVDSLGSVASRFAGKCAEQWCWSRDSLRWYARHHQHDSELTYEQVDQALSARDTERWLEEVQELSRSLFDFELHLTWGDGRSVEAVWRSAQNQVQPLPQAEHERFANTFDYMVAGHDANYYLREQAAALAEQVFARFEQEGVFSPQAGMAYREAFHAPGSEYPLSESFTLFMGRPPAGI; this is translated from the coding sequence ATGGAGCCAACCAACCCGCTGTTGAGCACTACCCTCCTGCCCCTTTACAGCGAGGTGCGTCTCGAACACCTCAAGCCGGCCATTGAACACATTGTTGCCGACAACCTGCAGACAATTAGCCGTATCGTCGCCACCCAGTCCCGGCACCCCACCTGGTCTGGACTGATTTTGCCGATGGAGACTTTGACGGCGCGGCTGGACGACGCCATAGGCGTCATCATGACGCTGGGGCAGGTATCCCGGGACGTGCCCTGGGAAACCACCATCGGCGATTGTTTCCGCGCGGCCCACGACTATAAGACCCAGGTGCTGCAAGATCGCGGTCTTTACCTTGCCTGCAAGGCGCTGGCCCACAGCCCCGAGGCCCTGGAGCTGGATCGTGCCCAGCAGGCGTTGCTGCACAAGATCCTGCTGGACTACCGGTTGGCCGGGAGTGAGCTGCCCGCCGCAGACCGAGGCGAACTGGCTCGGCTCAACCGTGAAATTTCCAGGCTGGAATGGGTGTTTTTCGAAAATGCCCGGCAATCCCGAAAGGCCTGGCGGCGGCTGGTTCACGATGAGTCATTGCTGGCGGGCCTGCCCGCTGCACTCAAGGCACAGCTGGCGCAGACGGCCAGGGCGGCCGGTCTTGAGGGCTGGCTGATTACCCTCGAAGAGCGTGACACTTACACTGAAATCATGAGCTGTTGCCAGAACAGGGCGTTGCGCGAAGAACTGTTCACCGCCTACAACACGCGGGCTTCCGAGCTGGGCCCCGCTGGCGGGCAATATGACAATGGTCCGGTGCTTAACGATCTGCTCAGCTTGCGCCATCAGAAGGCCTTGCTGTTGGGGTACGGCAACCATGCCGAGCTGAGCATCCAGAACAAGGCGGCCTCGACGGATGCAGTGCTGGGTATGCTGCGCACCCGCATTGCACAAAAATCAGCGCGTTTTGCAACGCAAACGGCGGCGTTGCATGCCCTGGCGGCCACGCTGGGGTACGACAGGCTCCAACCCTGGGATCTGTTGTTTCTGGCCCGCAGGCATGGCCGGCAGCCTGGCGCACTGAGCAACGATCAGTTGCGCGCCTGGTTCCCTTTCAATCGCGTTTTCGAGGGCATTGTGCTGGTCGTCAAGCGCCTGTTTGCGGTCGATCTGGTGGAGCAAACGTCATTCAACACCTGGCACCCGGATGTTCGCCTGTTTGAGGTAAACGAAGCCGGTGTGCTGCTGGGGCATCTTTTTATCGACCCTTATATGCGTGCCCCCAAAATCAATGGCTGCTGGATGCAGTCGGCACGCAGCCGTCGAGTCAATGCACAGGGGGAGCTGATCACCCCGGTGGCCATTGTGCATGGCAACTTTACCCCCGAAGCCGAGGGCGCGCCTGTGCTGCTGACCCATGTGCAGATGGGCACGTTGTTCCATGAGCTGGGCCATTGCCTGAAGTTGCTGCTGACCCGCAGCCCCTACAGTGCGTTTTCCCGGGTGGACAGCCTGGGCTCCGTAGCCTCGCGATTTGCAGGCAAGTGTGCAGAGCAATGGTGCTGGTCGCGGGACAGCCTGCGCTGGTATGCCCGGCACCATCAACACGACAGTGAACTGACCTATGAGCAGGTTGACCAGGCCTTGAGTGCCCGTGATACCGAGCGTTGGCTGGAAGAGGTGCAGGAACTGTCGCGTTCGCTGTTTGATTTTGAACTGCACCTGACTTGGGGCGATGGTCGCAGCGTGGAGGCGGTTTGGCGTAGCGCACAAAATCAGGTCCAGCCTTTACCCCAGGCTGAACATGAGCGTTTTGCCAATACGTTTGACTATATGGTCGCGGGGCATGACGCCAACTACTACCTGCGCGAGCAGGCCGCAGCGCTGGCCGAGCAGGTTTTTGCGCGATTCGAGCAGGAGGGTGTGTTCAGCCCGCAAGCGGGCATGGCCTACCGCGAAGCGTTTCATGCACCGGGCAGTGAATACCCGCTATCAGAGTCGTTCACATTGTTTATGGGGCGACCGCCAGCGGGTATTTGA
- a CDS encoding OsmC family protein, with the protein MSIKKKASAHWAGDLKTGIGSISTETGVLREAPYGFKARFEGGKGTNPEELIGAAHAGCFSMALSMILGDAGLKADSIDTTAEVTLDQVEGGFAITAVHLVLKAKVPGATQAQFDELTTKAKEGCPVSKVLNAKITLDATLVS; encoded by the coding sequence ATGAGTATCAAAAAGAAAGCATCGGCTCATTGGGCAGGCGACCTTAAAACCGGCATCGGCTCCATCTCCACTGAAACCGGCGTACTGCGTGAAGCGCCGTATGGCTTCAAGGCGAGGTTCGAAGGCGGTAAGGGCACCAACCCCGAAGAGCTGATTGGCGCAGCCCACGCAGGCTGTTTCTCAATGGCCTTGTCGATGATTCTCGGTGATGCCGGGCTCAAGGCTGACAGTATCGACACCACGGCTGAAGTAACCTTGGATCAAGTGGAGGGTGGCTTTGCCATCACTGCCGTGCATCTGGTGCTCAAGGCCAAGGTGCCCGGTGCCACCCAGGCGCAATTCGACGAACTGACCACCAAAGCCAAAGAAGGCTGCCCGGTGTCCAAGGTGCTGAACGCCAAAATCACCCTCGACGCTACGCTGGTGAGCTGA
- the trpA gene encoding tryptophan synthase subunit alpha, with translation MSRLQTRFTALKEQNRAALVTFVTAGDPDYDTSLAILKGLPAAGADVIELGMPFTDPMADGPAIQLANIRALGAKQNLAKTLQMVREFRTGNDDTPLVLMGYFNPIHHYGVARFIAEAKESGVDGLIVVDMPPEHNGELCDPAQAAGLDFIRLTTPTTDDVRLPTVLAGSSGFVYYVSVAGVTGAGSATTEQVSAAIERLRRHTDLPISVGFGIRTPEQAAAIARLADGVVVGSALIDKIENAATPEQAVDGVLSLCAALAEGVRSAR, from the coding sequence ATGAGCCGCCTGCAAACGCGCTTTACCGCACTCAAGGAACAAAACCGCGCAGCGCTGGTGACCTTTGTCACGGCCGGTGACCCGGATTACGACACTTCGCTGGCGATCCTCAAGGGCTTGCCGGCGGCGGGTGCCGATGTGATCGAACTGGGCATGCCCTTCACCGATCCGATGGCCGACGGCCCGGCGATTCAACTGGCCAACATCCGTGCGTTGGGCGCCAAGCAGAACCTGGCAAAAACCCTGCAGATGGTTCGTGAGTTTCGTACCGGTAACGACGACACTCCGCTGGTGCTGATGGGCTATTTCAACCCGATCCACCACTATGGCGTGGCGCGTTTTATTGCCGAAGCCAAAGAGTCGGGCGTCGATGGCCTGATCGTGGTCGACATGCCGCCAGAGCACAACGGCGAGCTGTGCGACCCGGCGCAGGCAGCGGGCCTGGACTTTATCCGCCTGACCACGCCAACCACGGACGACGTGCGCCTGCCGACCGTCCTGGCTGGCAGCTCGGGCTTTGTGTATTACGTTTCGGTGGCGGGCGTGACCGGTGCCGGTTCGGCCACCACTGAACAGGTGAGCGCGGCCATTGAGCGCCTGCGTCGCCATACCGATCTGCCGATCAGCGTAGGCTTTGGTATCCGTACCCCTGAACAGGCTGCGGCCATTGCGCGCCTGGCAGATGGCGTGGTGGTGGGTTCGGCATTGATCGACAAGATCGAAAATGCGGCAACGCCTGAGCAGGCGGTGGATGGTGTACTGAGCTTGTGTGCTGCGCTGGCTGAAGGCGTGCGCAGCGCTCGCTAG
- a CDS encoding DUF1161 domain-containing protein, which translates to MKRFALAVVCCAMATSVLAAPKPCEELKTEIEAKIQANNVSSYTLEIVSNEEVHDENMVVGSCEFGSKKIIYQNNDRQASR; encoded by the coding sequence ATGAAACGTTTCGCTCTAGCTGTTGTTTGCTGCGCCATGGCCACATCTGTACTGGCAGCCCCCAAGCCATGTGAAGAACTCAAGACCGAAATTGAGGCCAAGATCCAAGCCAATAACGTGTCGTCCTATACGCTCGAAATCGTGAGCAATGAAGAAGTTCACGATGAGAACATGGTGGTAGGTTCGTGCGAATTCGGTAGCAAAAAAATCATCTACCAGAATAATGACCGCCAGGCGTCACGGTAA
- a CDS encoding DUF1161 domain-containing protein: MKKILLAVGLLSLAGTAFAAGKPCEELKSEIAAKIEANGAKHYSLTVVEKGAAADGKVVGSCEAGTKEIVYKRG; the protein is encoded by the coding sequence ATGAAAAAGATTTTATTGGCTGTAGGTTTGCTGAGTCTGGCAGGAACGGCGTTCGCAGCGGGCAAGCCATGCGAAGAACTGAAAAGCGAAATCGCGGCGAAGATTGAAGCCAATGGCGCCAAGCATTATTCGCTGACTGTCGTGGAAAAAGGTGCTGCCGCTGACGGCAAAGTAGTGGGCTCTTGCGAAGCCGGCACCAAAGAAATCGTCTACAAGCGCGGATAA
- a CDS encoding LLM class flavin-dependent oxidoreductase: MKRLSDIKFSTLDLVPVRENGSAAQSLRNSLDLAQHVEKFGYNRFWVAEHHNMDGIASSATSVLIGYLAGGTSTIRVGSGGVMLPNHAPLVIAEQFGTLESLYPGRIDLGLGRAPGSDQMTARALRRERSGSADDFPQDVAELLRYLGTRTPDQRIIAMPGTGTQVPVWLLGSSLYSAQLAGEMGLPYAFASHFAPRLMHEAIRVYRNHFKPSAVLDKPYVMLGVPLVAADTDEQAEYLATSVYQRILALMRGQSLVQRPPVETMDGLWLPHEKEAVMSFLGLAMVGSPQKIKAKLDVLVEQTQADELIFTSDLYEHADRIHSYELLSQVMKGA; this comes from the coding sequence ATGAAACGACTGTCTGACATCAAATTCTCGACCCTCGACCTGGTCCCTGTGCGCGAAAACGGCAGCGCAGCCCAGTCGTTGCGTAATTCGCTGGATCTGGCACAGCACGTGGAAAAGTTCGGCTACAACCGTTTTTGGGTCGCTGAACACCACAATATGGACGGCATCGCCAGCTCGGCGACCTCGGTGCTGATCGGTTATCTCGCCGGCGGCACTTCGACCATCCGTGTCGGTTCGGGCGGTGTGATGCTGCCCAACCATGCGCCCTTGGTGATCGCCGAACAGTTCGGCACCCTCGAAAGCCTGTACCCCGGCCGTATTGACCTGGGCCTGGGCCGCGCGCCCGGCTCGGACCAGATGACCGCCCGCGCCCTGCGCCGCGAGCGCTCGGGCAGTGCCGATGATTTTCCGCAGGATGTGGCCGAACTGCTGCGCTATCTGGGCACACGCACCCCCGACCAACGGATCATCGCCATGCCGGGCACCGGTACCCAGGTCCCGGTCTGGCTGCTGGGCTCCAGCCTGTACAGTGCGCAACTGGCCGGTGAAATGGGGTTGCCTTACGCCTTTGCTTCACATTTCGCACCGCGCCTTATGCATGAAGCGATTCGTGTCTATCGCAACCACTTCAAGCCTTCGGCGGTGCTGGACAAGCCTTATGTGATGCTTGGCGTGCCGCTGGTGGCTGCCGACACCGACGAGCAGGCCGAGTACCTGGCCACTTCGGTGTACCAGCGCATTCTGGCGCTGATGCGCGGGCAGAGCCTGGTACAGCGCCCGCCGGTGGAGACAATGGACGGTTTGTGGCTACCCCATGAAAAAGAGGCCGTCATGAGCTTTCTGGGCCTGGCGATGGTGGGCAGCCCGCAGAAAATCAAGGCCAAACTGGATGTGCTGGTTGAGCAGACCCAGGCCGATGAGCTGATCTTCACTAGTGACTTGTATGAGCATGCGGACCGCATTCATTCGTATGAATTGCTGTCGCAGGTGATGAAAGGGGCCTGA
- a CDS encoding gluconate 2-dehydrogenase subunit 3 family protein: MSEQDNPRREFLRKTLTLIPVVTVASTGLGGSVLMATPDVQAAPAPAPSVATAGTAYEPTYFTAEEWAFVNAAVARLIPADEQGPGALEAGVPEYIDRQMNTPYASGALWFMQGPFNADAAPEMGWQSKLVPKQIYRLGIAATEELCKKAYNSTFAGLDSATRDEVLKQLEAGTPKFDSVPAKMFFSFLLQNTKEGFFCDPIHGGNKGMVGWTMIGFPGARADFMDWVERNEQYPFPAVSIRGERA; the protein is encoded by the coding sequence ATGTCTGAGCAAGACAACCCCCGGCGTGAGTTTTTGCGCAAAACCCTGACCCTGATTCCAGTGGTCACTGTTGCGAGCACGGGCCTTGGTGGTTCCGTCCTGATGGCCACGCCTGACGTGCAGGCCGCCCCTGCCCCTGCGCCGTCCGTTGCCACAGCAGGCACGGCTTATGAGCCGACCTACTTCACCGCCGAAGAGTGGGCGTTCGTCAACGCCGCCGTCGCGCGCCTGATCCCGGCCGACGAGCAGGGCCCGGGCGCTCTGGAAGCCGGTGTGCCGGAATATATCGACCGTCAGATGAACACCCCTTACGCCAGCGGTGCACTGTGGTTTATGCAAGGCCCGTTCAATGCCGACGCAGCACCGGAAATGGGCTGGCAGAGCAAACTGGTGCCAAAACAGATCTACCGCCTGGGCATCGCTGCCACGGAGGAACTGTGCAAAAAGGCCTATAACTCAACATTTGCTGGGCTAGACAGCGCTACCCGAGACGAAGTGCTCAAACAGCTGGAAGCTGGCACACCGAAATTCGATAGCGTTCCGGCCAAGATGTTTTTCAGCTTTTTGCTGCAAAACACCAAGGAAGGTTTCTTTTGCGACCCGATTCACGGTGGCAACAAAGGCATGGTCGGCTGGACCATGATCGGCTTCCCCGGCGCGCGCGCTGATTTCATGGACTGGGTTGAACGCAACGAGCAATACCCCTTCCCGGCAGTTTCCATTCGCGGCGAGAGGGCTTGA
- the trpB gene encoding tryptophan synthase subunit beta yields the protein MTQSTLRTGPDANGLFGSFGGRYVAETLMPLILDLDREYELAKKDPEFIKELAYFQRDYVGRPSPLYFAERLTEFCGGAKIYLKREELNHTGAHKINNCIGQILLARRMGKKRIIAETGAGMHGVATATVAARFGLQCVIYMGTTDIERQQANVFRMKLLGAEVIPVVAGTGTLKDAMNEALRDWVTNVDSTFYLIGTVAGPHPYPAMVRDFQAVIGKETRDQMQAQEGRLPDSLVACIGGGSNAMGLFHPFLDDTSVEIIGVEAAGYGIETGKHAASLNGGEPGVLHGNRTFLLQDDDGQIIDAHSISAGLDYPGIGPEHAWLHDIGRVEYTSVTDAEALDAFHKCCRLEGIIPALESAHALAEVFKRAPTLPADHLMVVNLSGRGDKDMQTVMHHMEQSQQEQH from the coding sequence ATGACTCAATCCACCTTGCGTACCGGCCCTGATGCCAATGGCCTGTTTGGCTCATTCGGCGGCCGTTATGTGGCTGAAACCCTGATGCCGCTGATCCTTGACCTGGATCGCGAGTACGAGCTGGCGAAAAAAGACCCTGAGTTCATCAAGGAACTGGCCTACTTCCAGCGCGATTATGTGGGCCGCCCAAGCCCGCTGTACTTCGCCGAGCGGCTGACCGAGTTCTGTGGCGGCGCCAAGATCTACCTCAAGCGCGAAGAGCTGAACCACACTGGCGCGCACAAGATCAACAACTGCATCGGCCAGATCCTGCTGGCACGGCGCATGGGCAAAAAACGCATCATCGCCGAGACCGGCGCCGGCATGCACGGCGTGGCCACCGCCACCGTCGCTGCGCGCTTTGGCCTGCAGTGCGTGATCTACATGGGCACCACCGACATCGAGCGCCAGCAGGCCAACGTGTTCCGCATGAAGCTGCTGGGCGCTGAAGTCATCCCCGTGGTGGCCGGCACCGGCACCCTGAAAGACGCGATGAACGAAGCCCTGCGCGACTGGGTAACCAACGTCGACAGCACCTTCTACCTGATCGGCACCGTGGCCGGCCCGCACCCGTATCCGGCGATGGTGCGCGACTTCCAGGCCGTGATCGGCAAGGAAACCCGCGACCAGATGCAAGCCCAGGAAGGCCGCCTGCCGGACAGCCTGGTGGCGTGCATCGGCGGTGGTTCCAACGCGATGGGCCTGTTCCATCCGTTCCTGGATGACACCAGCGTTGAAATCATCGGCGTGGAAGCGGCCGGCTACGGCATCGAAACCGGCAAGCACGCCGCCAGCCTCAATGGTGGCGAGCCGGGCGTGCTGCACGGCAACCGCACCTTCCTGCTGCAGGACGACGATGGCCAGATCATCGACGCCCACTCGATTTCCGCCGGCCTCGACTACCCCGGCATCGGCCCTGAGCACGCCTGGTTGCATGACATCGGTCGCGTCGAATACACCTCGGTGACCGACGCCGAAGCCCTGGATGCCTTCCACAAATGCTGCCGCCTTGAAGGCATCATCCCGGCCCTGGAAAGCGCCCACGCACTGGCCGAAGTGTTCAAGCGCGCCCCGACCCTGCCAGCCGATCACCTGATGGTGGTCAACCTTTCAGGCCGTGGCGACAAAGACATGCAAACCGTGATGCACCACATGGAACAGTCTCAACAGGAGCAACACTGA
- a CDS encoding aminopeptidase: MTPRVRCLLAIALIPLINGCSSASYYSQLAGGQWQLLQAREQVSTVIADPQRPVELRDQLVKAQAARNFASQHLHLPDNQSYRLYADLKRPYVVWNVFATPEFSLNPVTHCFPIAGCVAYRGYYSQGAARGEAALQHQQGMDVFVSGVEAYSTLGWFDDPILNSMLNWGDERLATLIFHELAHQRFYVKDDTEFNESFASFVEQEGTRQWRARQGLPPSGSSNLQQREQFITLVLDTRQRLKSLYAQSLPAAEMQQRKAAEFERMRRDYRQLRDQQWAGNPRYDAWVNGPLNNAKLLPFGLYDQWVPAFAALYKHVGNDWPRFYAEVEQLGKLPPGQRKTALQQWAGR; the protein is encoded by the coding sequence ATGACGCCGCGTGTTCGCTGCCTGCTTGCCATTGCCCTGATACCGCTGATCAATGGCTGTTCCAGTGCTTCGTATTACTCGCAACTGGCGGGAGGGCAGTGGCAGTTATTGCAGGCCCGCGAGCAGGTGAGCACGGTCATTGCCGACCCGCAGCGCCCGGTTGAACTGCGAGACCAATTGGTAAAAGCCCAGGCCGCACGAAACTTCGCCAGTCAGCATTTGCACCTGCCGGACAACCAGAGCTATCGCCTGTACGCCGACCTCAAGCGGCCTTATGTGGTGTGGAATGTCTTCGCCACCCCGGAGTTTTCCCTCAACCCGGTGACCCATTGCTTCCCCATCGCCGGGTGCGTGGCCTACCGGGGTTATTACAGCCAGGGTGCGGCGCGAGGTGAAGCTGCCCTGCAACACCAGCAGGGCATGGATGTGTTTGTCAGCGGCGTCGAAGCCTATTCCACCCTGGGCTGGTTTGATGACCCGATCCTCAACAGCATGCTCAATTGGGGTGATGAGCGTTTGGCCACGCTGATCTTTCACGAACTGGCCCATCAGCGGTTTTATGTGAAGGACGACACTGAGTTCAATGAGTCTTTCGCCAGCTTCGTTGAACAGGAAGGCACCCGCCAATGGCGCGCCAGGCAAGGCCTGCCACCCTCCGGCAGCAGCAACCTGCAGCAACGCGAGCAATTTATCACCCTGGTGCTCGACACTCGCCAGCGCTTGAAATCTCTTTATGCACAGTCGTTGCCAGCAGCCGAGATGCAACAGCGTAAAGCCGCTGAATTTGAACGAATGCGCCGTGATTATCGTCAGTTACGGGATCAGCAATGGGCGGGAAATCCGCGCTATGACGCGTGGGTCAATGGCCCGCTGAATAACGCCAAACTGCTGCCCTTCGGCCTGTACGATCAATGGGTGCCCGCCTTCGCGGCCTTGTACAAGCACGTCGGCAATGACTGGCCAAGGTTTTATGCCGAAGTCGAACAGCTGGGCAAATTGCCCCCCGGGCAGCGCAAGACCGCCTTGCAGCAATGGGCTGGCCGCTGA